The Commensalibacter nepenthis genome has a window encoding:
- a CDS encoding gamma-glutamyltransferase → MSKRHHTLYSHSYSKACTFLKQPVHSFQTNNTWLKKTGTIALCSILALSVTACGGGNTGHKALKNEAMQDRVTGYVGSIAADEPQAAMVARDVLIRGGNAADAAAALGFALTVTLPSRASLGGGGACIAYRPEQPAQSFLFLPQPGTTKGNADRPAAIPMMARGLYLLQASNGKADINDILQVTSNLAANGVTVSDIFASDLASVQGPLFQDPAMQKLFTRRDGTTLQAGDMLYQPRLKIIYDRLTTAGISDLYIGSLAHSYILGAQNAGGGLSGAGFRNALPSTAPALSLSLPNKETLYLVSPPADGGLGMGMAWKLQQSNALTTSQGTVASWRASNPVSFSQKDILAQEEKAQSLLNAGQAGNGTLPSLPASTSFTVVDRNGEAVSCALTMNNLFGTGRIAGTTGIVMAASPNATPQPLLTAAIATYKNRFLAAISASGQNDAAAAGAEALNNLLGSGKNSKNSAIAHANTPQGRVNAVYCQDGLPGNTNKCRAYTDPQGAGLALSKR, encoded by the coding sequence GTGTCTAAGCGTCATCATACCTTGTATAGTCATTCTTATTCAAAGGCTTGTACCTTTTTAAAACAGCCTGTTCATTCTTTTCAAACCAACAATACCTGGTTGAAAAAAACAGGAACAATAGCTTTGTGCTCAATCCTGGCTTTGTCTGTTACTGCCTGTGGTGGTGGCAATACAGGACATAAAGCACTCAAAAACGAAGCCATGCAAGACCGTGTTACAGGATATGTGGGAAGCATTGCTGCGGATGAACCCCAAGCTGCAATGGTTGCTCGAGACGTTTTAATCAGAGGGGGCAACGCTGCTGATGCTGCGGCTGCACTGGGCTTTGCATTAACGGTAACCCTTCCTTCTCGTGCCTCACTGGGTGGCGGTGGTGCATGTATCGCCTATCGTCCAGAACAACCTGCGCAATCGTTTCTGTTCCTGCCACAACCAGGGACAACCAAAGGAAACGCGGATCGACCAGCAGCAATCCCCATGATGGCACGTGGATTATATTTACTGCAAGCCAGCAATGGTAAAGCCGATATCAATGATATTTTACAAGTTACCAGTAATTTAGCAGCCAATGGTGTCACTGTTTCCGATATTTTTGCCAGTGATCTAGCCTCTGTTCAAGGGCCATTATTCCAAGACCCTGCAATGCAAAAATTATTTACCCGCAGAGACGGTACAACTTTACAAGCAGGTGATATGTTATATCAACCCCGTTTGAAAATCATTTATGATCGTTTAACCACCGCTGGAATCTCTGATTTATATATTGGCTCTTTGGCACACAGCTATATACTCGGGGCACAAAATGCAGGGGGTGGATTAAGTGGGGCTGGCTTCAGAAATGCTCTGCCTTCTACAGCGCCTGCCTTATCCCTTTCGCTCCCAAACAAAGAAACGCTCTATTTAGTGTCCCCGCCTGCTGATGGTGGTCTGGGGATGGGAATGGCTTGGAAATTACAACAAAGCAATGCTTTAACCACGTCACAAGGAACTGTTGCGTCATGGCGTGCCAGTAACCCCGTTTCTTTCAGTCAAAAAGACATTCTAGCGCAAGAAGAAAAAGCACAATCTTTATTAAATGCAGGTCAAGCGGGCAATGGCACTTTGCCATCATTACCCGCATCAACCTCTTTTACAGTTGTGGATAGAAACGGAGAAGCTGTTTCTTGTGCGTTAACCATGAATAATTTATTCGGAACGGGTCGTATTGCAGGAACAACAGGGATCGTAATGGCTGCATCCCCCAATGCTACACCACAACCTTTATTAACAGCAGCGATTGCGACTTATAAAAATCGCTTTCTTGCTGCAATCAGTGCATCTGGACAAAATGACGCCGCTGCCGCTGGTGCAGAAGCCTTAAATAACTTACTTGGCTCTGGTAAGAATAGCAAAAATTCAGCTATTGCACATGCTAATACACCACAAGGGCGTGTGAATGCAGTCTATTGCCAAGATGGACTACCAGGAAATACCAATAAATGCCGTGCTTATACAGACCCTCAAGGAGCAGGGTTGGCTTTAAGTAAAAGATAA
- the recA gene encoding recombinase RecA, with amino-acid sequence MDKNKALDGALAQIERAFGKGSIMKMGEKPSIQVETISTGSIGLDIGLGIGGVPRGRVVEIYGPESSGKTTMALHIIAEAQKLGGTCAFIDAEHALDPGYARKLGVDIDNLLISQPDAGEQALEIVDTLVRSGAIDVLVVDSVAALVPRAELEGDMGDSHVGLHARLMSQALRKLTGSVSRSNTCLVFLNQIRQKIGVMFGSPETTTGGNALKFYASVRMDIRRIGQVKDKEEISGNQTRVKVVKNKMAPPFRQVEFDIMYGEGISKTGELIDLGVKAGIVEKAGSWFSCDGQRIGQGRENVKQFLRDNPEMAQSIEQRIREKAGVVNDAMMTDDTEEPSADLLDE; translated from the coding sequence ATGGATAAAAATAAAGCATTAGATGGCGCTTTGGCACAAATAGAACGTGCTTTTGGCAAAGGTTCTATTATGAAAATGGGTGAAAAACCATCCATCCAAGTGGAAACCATTTCAACAGGGTCAATTGGACTAGATATTGGTCTGGGAATTGGTGGGGTGCCACGAGGGCGAGTTGTTGAAATCTATGGTCCAGAAAGTTCTGGTAAAACAACAATGGCACTGCATATCATTGCTGAAGCTCAAAAATTGGGTGGAACATGTGCCTTTATTGATGCTGAACATGCTTTGGATCCTGGATATGCACGCAAGTTGGGCGTTGATATCGATAATCTATTAATTTCTCAACCTGATGCTGGCGAACAAGCGTTAGAAATTGTTGATACATTGGTGCGCTCTGGTGCTATTGATGTTCTTGTCGTTGATAGTGTTGCAGCCCTAGTTCCTCGCGCAGAATTAGAGGGAGATATGGGTGATAGTCACGTTGGACTTCACGCACGCCTTATGAGCCAAGCCCTTAGAAAATTGACTGGGTCTGTTTCTCGTTCAAATACATGTTTAGTTTTCTTGAACCAAATTCGCCAGAAAATTGGCGTTATGTTTGGATCTCCTGAAACCACAACTGGTGGTAACGCACTTAAATTCTATGCCTCTGTTCGTATGGATATTCGTCGTATCGGTCAGGTCAAAGATAAAGAGGAAATCTCTGGTAACCAAACCCGTGTTAAAGTTGTTAAAAATAAAATGGCACCTCCTTTCCGCCAAGTCGAATTCGACATTATGTATGGCGAAGGGATCAGTAAAACAGGCGAGCTTATTGATTTAGGTGTCAAAGCTGGAATCGTTGAAAAAGCAGGCTCTTGGTTCTCTTGTGACGGTCAACGCATTGGACAAGGACGTGAAAACGTTAAACAATTCCTGCGTGACAATCCTGAGATGGCACAAAGTATTGAACAACGCATTCGTGAAAAAGCTGGCGTCGTTAATGATGCCATGATGACGGATGATACTGAAGAACCATCAGCAGATCTATTAGACGAATAA
- a CDS encoding DsbA family protein: MILSPLKRFFYLPLSLTLLSGVAFASLSAHAQSVNSFSPEQRKEIVSIVRDALKNDPSILEDAVVSAQKARSQQKAESATKTLADKKNVLNNVLSTDGIIGNPNAKNTIVEFYDPRCPYCKKVLPELVQLAKEDKNVKIIFKVVPILGENSVLQSRAIAAAARQNGYVVMMKAIMDSKEEITEDTIKAIAKQQKLDGDRLIQDMKAASVTQALEDNVKLLRDLGIDGTPALVINASKIIPGAVSYDTLKTILKDKAVAPAESNSITQ, translated from the coding sequence ATGATATTGTCGCCGTTAAAGCGCTTTTTTTATTTGCCACTATCGCTTACTTTATTATCAGGTGTAGCATTTGCGTCGCTTTCTGCTCATGCACAAAGTGTAAATAGTTTCAGTCCAGAACAACGTAAAGAAATTGTTTCTATCGTTCGTGATGCTTTGAAAAACGATCCTTCTATTTTAGAAGATGCTGTGGTGTCAGCTCAGAAAGCCAGATCACAACAAAAAGCAGAATCTGCAACGAAAACACTTGCTGACAAGAAAAATGTTTTGAACAATGTGTTGTCAACTGATGGTATAATTGGCAATCCGAATGCCAAAAATACAATTGTAGAATTTTACGATCCTCGCTGCCCATATTGTAAAAAAGTGCTTCCAGAATTGGTTCAACTAGCCAAAGAAGATAAAAATGTAAAAATTATCTTTAAAGTTGTGCCTATTCTTGGTGAAAATAGCGTTCTGCAATCCAGAGCAATTGCTGCGGCTGCACGTCAAAATGGCTATGTTGTAATGATGAAAGCAATTATGGATTCCAAAGAAGAAATTACCGAAGACACCATTAAAGCAATTGCTAAACAACAAAAGCTTGATGGTGATCGTTTGATTCAAGATATGAAAGCAGCCTCTGTAACCCAAGCTTTAGAAGATAATGTAAAATTATTACGAGACCTAGGAATTGATGGAACACCAGCTTTGGTTATTAATGCATCCAAGATCATTCCTGGTGCGGTCAGTTATGATACATTAAAGACGATTTTAAAAGATAAAGCTGTGGCACCTGCTGAAAGTAATTCAATTACTCAATAG